In Halobacteriovorax marinus SJ, the following proteins share a genomic window:
- a CDS encoding ATP-binding protein, with translation METKKKLQYIYILTLTLVIGTLIFFARYLFYSQFENLEYKKISINNDLVRNEILKNLGEINFKNKEWSSRQTIYELMEKKDYRTLEKNLNLSALRNLNIDLILYGDEREYINGYNLSYDHDFSSIGLQQVPTELIKKINYDEYLKKNEEILEIYDLKDFGVWLISEIPITKRYQVNSVGKLLMAKKIDASYFRRLSQNLAVKVYFKGVENEKADSTYQLDNFLVSDNSLELANNKFFVYSIFHTPEILIAGKRSFSLFLVTSSLMIIIILGLTYYVLNRSLFNPILNLQREVSKLDLDKLKEIKQLSHDKEISELTQTINSLIKRVKEDYELLVQKGKLESLGLMAGGIAHEINNPLTILKTNSSIMLRHLKESNDLANQNITTKVEKNLKTIDRIADIISGLQRISRHSSEDELITVEAKNIIRNIENLHTSIVEDRNIVVEYIISEHSLKFKGLEQQITQILINLIMNSTHAIKDMDERWIRVELLRRDHLVIYRVIDSGHGIDSEIKDKVMEPFFTTKEIGRGTGLGLSICKKIAHYHGGDLKCLEGEANTTFELSIPILTESSTSAA, from the coding sequence ATGGAAACAAAGAAGAAGCTCCAATATATTTACATTCTCACACTTACACTTGTTATTGGGACTCTAATCTTCTTTGCACGCTATCTATTCTATTCTCAATTTGAAAACCTCGAATATAAGAAGATAAGTATTAATAACGATCTCGTTCGAAATGAAATTCTAAAAAACCTTGGTGAGATCAATTTCAAAAATAAAGAATGGTCCAGTAGACAAACAATCTATGAGCTCATGGAGAAGAAAGACTATAGAACTCTTGAGAAGAACCTCAACCTCTCTGCACTAAGAAATTTAAATATCGATTTAATTCTCTATGGTGACGAAAGAGAATATATCAATGGATATAATCTAAGTTATGATCACGATTTCTCTTCAATAGGACTACAGCAAGTACCTACTGAACTAATTAAGAAAATCAACTATGATGAGTATTTAAAAAAGAACGAAGAAATTTTAGAAATCTATGACCTAAAAGATTTTGGAGTCTGGCTTATCTCTGAGATACCTATTACAAAGAGATACCAAGTCAATTCAGTTGGAAAATTACTAATGGCAAAGAAAATAGATGCCAGCTACTTTAGACGCCTTAGTCAAAACCTTGCAGTTAAAGTCTATTTCAAAGGTGTTGAGAATGAGAAGGCCGACAGTACCTACCAACTAGATAATTTCTTAGTGAGCGACAATTCACTTGAGCTCGCAAATAATAAATTCTTTGTCTACTCCATCTTTCATACTCCAGAAATACTTATCGCAGGAAAGAGAAGTTTCTCTCTCTTTCTAGTTACTTCGTCTCTAATGATCATTATTATTCTAGGACTTACTTACTACGTCTTAAATAGAAGTCTCTTTAATCCAATTCTAAACTTACAAAGAGAAGTTTCTAAACTCGACTTAGATAAATTAAAAGAAATAAAACAACTTAGTCACGACAAAGAAATAAGTGAATTAACTCAGACAATCAACTCACTGATTAAGAGAGTAAAGGAAGATTACGAGCTTCTAGTACAAAAAGGTAAGCTCGAGTCCCTTGGTCTAATGGCAGGGGGAATTGCCCATGAAATTAATAATCCCCTAACTATACTCAAGACAAACTCTTCTATTATGCTTAGACACTTAAAAGAGAGTAATGACCTAGCTAATCAAAATATAACCACTAAAGTTGAAAAGAATTTAAAAACAATTGATCGAATCGCTGATATTATAAGTGGGTTGCAGAGAATTTCTCGTCACTCTTCAGAGGACGAACTTATCACTGTTGAAGCAAAGAATATTATTAGAAATATCGAAAACCTTCATACAAGTATTGTAGAAGATAGAAATATTGTAGTTGAGTACATCATCTCAGAACATAGTCTCAAGTTTAAAGGTCTCGAGCAACAAATCACACAGATTCTTATCAACCTCATAATGAATTCAACTCACGCCATTAAAGATATGGATGAAAGATGGATCAGAGTGGAATTACTTAGAAGAGATCATCTTGTCATCTATAGAGTGATTGACTCAGGACATGGAATTGATAGTGAAATAAAAGATAAAGTTATGGAGCCATTCTTTACAACTAAAGAGATAGGCAGAGGTACTGGCCTAGGTCTAAGTATCTGTAAGAAAATTGCACATTATCACGGTGGAGATCTCAAGTGTCTTGAGGGCGAAGCCAATACAACCTTTGAGCTCTCAATTCCAATTCTAACAGAGAGCTCAACGAGTGCAGCTTAG